DNA from Triticum aestivum cultivar Chinese Spring chromosome 7D, IWGSC CS RefSeq v2.1, whole genome shotgun sequence:
tgccgtctgctagcggacggcaaagtttTTTTGCCGCCAGCTAGCGGACAGCAAAGACAGTGGCCGTTAGCTGCCTCTCGCTAGCGGCCCACCctacctctttgccgtcagcttgcgGACGACAAAGGTTCTGCAAACAAtttctttgtcgtcagctgcttctttgccatcagttttcttcaagctgatggcaaagaccctctttgccatcagctagctgacggcaaagaaccggCTGaaggcaaagttcctgattccaatAGTGTAAGCATCATATATAGGAATTGTGTCGCGACCACGTTCTCAAATCGACTGATTTTCAAGTCAAACTTACCGGATAAGGAAACATATCAACTTGTCGGTCAAGACACCAAAAAGTAAAACATCAAAAGGAAGCCGCGCCTCTGTAAGGCAAGGAACCgaatttcggcggaccattcatgCGCATGTTGGACGTACGCGTCGCCCCGGGCTCGGCGAGGTGGGCGAGCACGCGCATAGTCTCCTCTTTCTTTTCTCAACgcgagaacccactatataaagaggtccaactcttcctCAACTAGGGGCACGAGATTAAACTTTAGCAGCACCCCACCCCCCTTACCGTTTTCACATGGGCCACTTTGGGATTTCATAAATTGTTAATGAGCCAAGCCCATTTATTTCTAACAACCCGTCAAAAACATTTATTTCTAACAATCACCAGCCTGTAGCTTTGACGAGTCAACGGTCAGTGGAGCGACATGTCACACGACCTGCAAGTCAAACGCCTCAACGCGGCAAAGAGTCGAAGTAGTACTAGAAGAACACGTCCATGTATTCGGCGGTAGGTGGGTAAAAGGCTCGTACGGTCGTCTCTCCACACGGCCGGCCACACTggctcttcatcttcctcctcgttgcCATTTCTTCCCTGCTACAAATACTCCTCGCGTGGGGCTCTCTCGATCCAATCCCATCTTCCGATCCACGCAACACTTTCAAGCTCACAATCAAGTCGGTCACGACTCACAATCAAGGTCAAGCAAGCTTCGTTGCTAGCAGGATGCCGAGGGCGTCCAAGAAGAAGCAGCGGTCGGCGTGGGGCTCCCTGTTGGGCAGCTGCCTGGGCGGGGGCGGCGGGAAGACGGGGAAGCAGGTCCGCCCCGGCCCTGGCCCGAGGAAGCGcgagtcgtcggcggcggcggtggggggcGGAGTCGGGCAGCGGCTGTCGTTCACGGACGTGATGAGCATGAGCGCGGCGTCGGAGCAGGAGCTGTCGGTGTCGCTGGTGGGCTCCAACCTGCACGTGTTCACGGTGGCGGAGCTCAAGGCGGCGACGCAGGGGTTCCTGGACGACAACTTCCTCGGCGAGGGCGGGTTCGGCCCCGTGTACAAGGGCGCCGTGGACGACAAGGTCAAGCCGGGGCTCAAGGCGCAGCCCATCGCCGTCAAGCTCTGGGACCCCCAGGGCGCCCAGGGCCACAAGGAGTGGCTGGTGCGTATAGGCGCGTAGCGTGCCGTGGTTAACAACCTAGACGAGTAGGAGTACGTGTGATGCACACAGCCATGCATGGATGGATTTGACTGATCGGTGATGATTGTTTTGGCGCAGTCGGAGGTGATCTTCCTGGGGCAGCTCCGGCACACGAACCTCGTGAAGCTCATCGGTTACTGTTGCGAGGACGAGAACCGGCTGCTCGTCTACGAGTACATGGCCAAAGGCAGCCTCGAGAACCATCTCTTCAAAAGTAAGCAACCTACTTATTCGTTTCACTTGTCTATATTACTTTTTTTTTAGAGTACacaaaatgctcgaatgcatgatcCGTCCAAAAGACGGATCGATAATTTTTTTCATGGTATTTCGTTAGTTGCTAATTCATTTGCCAATTAGTATTTAGTAGTACTAAAACTTCAACTATAGATCTTGAAGACTTGCACATACGTTGCAAATAGAAATGTTGATTGCATGCTGCACTTCAACTAAGTAATTCaagccccgcaaaaaaaaaacccaAGTAATTCAATAAAAGAAGATCCATATTGTAGCTATAGCTAAACTGCTCCAATCAGCATTCTTTACTTTAACCACGAGCACGACTATGTAACATTTAGTAAGACCGACATAAGTATATTGATCTTGATTAACTAACGAAACTGCTCCACGCACAATTTTTGAGCTTGATTTGTGCACGACGTGAAAATCCAGCGGCTAGTGGCCTTATCAGTCATATGCATGTCTGGCTGGATTCAACTTCGTCTGTGAATCATGCAAAAATATGTCATATGCATAGCACTTCTCATTAACTAATCTCCCTGCATTAGGTGGAAGATGTGTGTGCACGCTCGTTCGAGCAACGTGTGCTGCATGCCGCCGTTAAAAACTACAGCTAGCTGCGTACACATGCCGTGTGGGGTGTGCCATATTATATTACCAGCGTCGGCGTCAGCATCTATCGCTTGCTTAATCATAGCCGGCCGCTGACTACTACTCCATGAATTCTACCCCTGTAGCTATATATGTAGCTGCTTCTACAGCgggttcttcctctcttttttacGGGAAATACAGATAAAGATGTAGCTGCTTTCAGCAATCAATCTAGTATTGACTAATTAACCAGATAGAAGAGGAAAAACTTCCTTGTGAGGGTTTACACACGAGCAGTTGACCAGTCCGACGTTACTACCCTGTTGACTTCGTTGGCCCGTCTGAACTTCCATCCTTTGATTCTCTCTATAGAACAGACGACGGGCGTGCATTTCCTCTGGGCGGGTGGGAATTGATAGGCCCAGTTGTTGCCGTCGAACCAGACCTTTCTTTTCAACAACGAGCTTTCAACCTTCACGTCGATTTTTATCAGAGAAACTGCCACAAGTTAAGTTAGTACGGGAAAGTCGAACTAGACTTTTAGCTGTTTGCAAAAACTTAAAGAAAAACCTCAACAAAAACCGCGCTCTGATCAAACTTGCACATCACAATTTGGATCTTTTCATTACCAAAATATAGTTGATTGGTTGTTTTATGATAGCTAACCACTCATGCCGAATGATTACCAAAATATTACTATAGTTGTACATAATGTGTCGATGATTAGTCATCATCTCGATAAATAAAGATCGAGTGCATGGACTCTGATCACGATGTGATGACGCCTATGTGCGTTAGAACTAACTTGTCATATCTACACAAGCGGCGCAAAAATATCAAACTTTCACACTGACCCTGAATTTGGTTCTTGTTTGGCAGAGTTTCCTCCCGTTCTGTCGTGGTCAACCAGGCTGAACATCGCAGTGGGCGCCGCCAAGGGCCTCGCCTTCCTTCATGACGCGGAGAAGCCCGTCATATATCGCGACTTCAAGGCATCCAACATCTTACTCGATCCGGTAATGAATTAATGCTTAACagtttattttatttggatttcgCAAAAAAGAAGTTTATTTTGTTTGGCTGGGGAGCAGTTCGTTTTATTTCATCCACTCACAAATTCAATTCCAATTATAGTACATACACATATATCTTATTGTATATGTGTGTCCAATTATTGTTGGTACGTCATTCTGATGCTAGCTTCCACCCCGTTTTCTGGGTTGGCTTCACGCAAATGACCAGCTCGTCAAACCCTGAAAACCTTGAAGTTGGTAGGCAGTAGCTGGATTTTGACTTGGTGAACACACATATATACTGACAAATGTGTGGGCGAGTAGTATACACATTACGTTAATTAATTAGTCCTACTAGTGTGCTTCTGACTACTTTCCACGGGGGCATGCATACGACTTTTCAACTCACTGAAAGAAAGCGAGAACGTTGATCAAGCTGTTTAGCCCTTGTATTTGTCAAAGCTTGCTTCTCTGATTAAGACATGTAACTACTAATCAAAAATCAGTTCAGGTAGCCAACGCAGACTCTCTTCTTTACAAATGGATGATAAGAAAGGAAACAAATTGGAAGGCCCCATCAAACCAGCACTCAAGTCATTTTATTATCAAAAGCAATTCAGTTGTTAGTTTGGGCGCCGAACGACATCTGTCtgattggaggggggggggggggggggggggggcgtgtggCTTTCTATTTAGAAAGTTGCGCGAAGGCCTATTCGAAAGAATGCACTCTAGCCAAATATTTCATCGTTACCGCCTGTTTAGAACCCGTAGCGTCATAAGCAAGAACTTTCCAGAGTTTGTGTTCGATGGAGCTCATTAGTGCATGGTAGGTACATTTTTGCGATGTGGTGCTAAAATGGCTGAACTTTGTCATGCAGGACTACAAGGCGAAGTTATCTGATTTTGGCCTTGCAAAGGATGGACCAGAAGGTGACGAGACCCATGTCTCGACACGTGTCATGGGCACCCATGGCTACGCCGCACCAGAGTACATCCTAACCggtatactctctctctctctctctctctctctctctcgtgcatgCATTTTTTTCAACTTCTAACGGTTCATTTGGTTTTGATTTCTAGGTCACCTGACAGCGAAAAGCGATGTTTACAGCTTTGGTGTCGTTCTTCTAGAAATCCTCACTGGAAGACGAGCCGTGGACAAGACTAGACCTAGTAGGGAGCACCACCTAGTCCAGCACATGCGGTCGTGGCTCAAAGACCCAGAAAAGCTAGGAAAAATCATGGACCCTGCTTTGGAGGGTAAGTATGCCACCATGGCAGCTCATAAGGCAGCCTTGGTGGCATACCAGTGCCTGAGTGGCAGCCCAAAGAGCAGGCCGGACATGTCGAAGGTCGTGGAAAACCTAGAACTGCTGCTCAACCTCGTGGATGATGTTCCCGGTAAACCGGTGATGCATGTAGCTTCACAAGATGACACTAGGAAGGAAAAAACAACAAGAAGAAATGGGGAAAGGGAGAGCAATAATGGGGGTCACCGAAATAAAGCCAGGCCTCCGAAGAAGACCGTTAGAGGGAGGGGGAACCAAAGCGAGGAGCTTTGGGAGTGGAACACGCCTGGAGAAGGGAAAATCTAGTCTAATAGTAGGACACTTTCTTTGGGTGGAACGTGGATGTACATGTTGATGGTTGCACACTAGTTTTGATGTGGAGGGGGGGTCCACCCTTCCCTAATTTGTTAATTTTTTTAGTCCTTATTGCCTTGGCCTGGTTTTACCGTACTAGTCCTTCTATAAAGAAATAAAGATCATTTAGATCACTATATTAGTGATCTAAACAATCTTATATTTCTTTTACAGAGGCAATATCATTTTCGAAAGTGAGATCCACAAGGAAAGTCCACGTACAGTTGATGATGTGCTTGCAATTGCACTTTGTTTTAACTTTGCAAAGTGACATATGCACGACGTGTGAGCTTTCTAGACACGGAAGGACAAAGGCCACACCAGTGATGTACATGGCCCTTTGTTCATTTCTTTGCAGTTAAACTTAACCCGGTCATACGGTCCAGTTCACGAGGCCGGAATTTTTTTATAGAGAAAAACTGGTCTCAAGTCCAAAGTGCAACCCAACATATCATGTATTCTTGtcatgaaaaaaaataaaacattAGCGAGCAACAATGATCAGTAGATGATGTCTACGACCACCTTAGAGCTAAGGTTCTCATACCACCAACAAAAATTACATTTCGATGCTTTTTTTAATACATATAGTCACCTCGATGCAGCACAACCTAGTTCTATCTTAGGAAGATATCGAGGGAGGTTTAGTTGTAGGGTAGAGTCATACAAGACTCCAAATACCCTCTCCTTCTATTCCTCAACATCAGTTCCATACGTTTGATACTACTAAGACTTGTTCCTGAGGCCTCCCTGGCGTATTTCGGAGTTCTAGTGCCCACCCCTTTCTTTGATCCAAGTGAGAGTGAATCGAGTGCATGCCAATAAGCGGCTTATATATGCTCTAGGTCATTGACAAATGACCAAACCTGCCCTTGTGGTGGTAAGCGGGAGGGCGCCGGGGCTATGTAGCGCCCGCACCGAGGTGTAAGTAGGTATTGCCCGAAGCTTTTCCCCAAGCATAGTTGTTGGGGTGGCCTTTTTGTTGGGTTTTCTTTCGCTCGCTCGCTCTAGTGTTTTGTTCGGTTTTTCTTCTATTTTCTACCTATTGGTTGGACTGGTCCAGCTTTCAtcgatatattttttattttttgtgataTTATTTATGGTTTTCGCTAATTTTTTCAATCTTTCTTTATTTTGTATTTTCTTCGGGTTTCTGTTGGTTCCCAccaatttttttcttttatttcctttcttgcATTTTTTTTCTTTATGACTTCCATCAGTTTACAATtttattcttttattctttttttgtgtTGATCTTTATATTTGGGTCGATTTTCAATGTTTTTTGTTACTTCCTTTCTATGTGTTTTCTTTACTATTTTCAGCAGTTTTCTATGGTttaatattttttcctttttcccgTTTGTAGTTTTTTATTTTTCCAATACATATCTTATTTTTGCCATACATGTTGTACACTTTATGTATAAAGCTAAAACATTTTTTTTACACATCAAACATTTTCTAAAtaaatgattaacattttttatatgtttttgtaGTTTTTTAATGTACTTATATTTTCTGTATACATCCAAAAAATTATACATGTTAAAGAAAACTatatacatgataaacatttttttcaatatatgttttgatgtctacatTTTCAATATTCATTGTAGATTTTTTGTATACATAAGAAACATTTTTTCacatatttaacattttccaaatacatgcttaacattttttgaaaatatatGTTTTTTATGCCTATTTTTCATAAACATTGTACATTTTATACACTGTTAGCAAATTttgaatacaagattaacatttgttTAATTTATGTTTTGATATCTACTttgtttcatacacattgtacattagTTGTATCGATCAGGAGCACTTTTTTTACACacaattaacattttttaatatatgatgtatgtttcttcaaacaaatagtttttaatttttttgaatatgTGTTAAGTTTTTTTTAGTATGTTTTAGACAATCTTAAATGGCACTGACATTATTTTAATGTaatcaacattttttttaaattatccTAACAAAGTCTTTACACTGCGTTAACATTTTTCAAACTCATGACTTTTTTGAGAAAAATAAGCAAATTTAATTTTTGAAGTATATGTATttagaatattttcaaaaatataaATGGAAGAGGAAAGGAAAAAAATGAACGAACTAATGGAAAATTTAAAGAAACGACTGAAGACTACACTCGATCTCGCTATTGTGCCGGCCTAGCAGTGCATTCCTTGACGCGAGGCTGTGCTAGGTATGCGTTAGGCGAGACATAGCCGCCGCAGCAAGAGGATAGAGGAGGTAATCTTTGGAATATGGGTCCTTGGTGGACTAGGAGAAGAGACAAGTCCATAAATCATGGCAGACCAAGCCCTCGCATCCCGCCACCTTGGTGGCCTTTTCCTATTTGAGCCTTATTTCTGGTGAGCATCTTCGTTTCTTGAGTTTCAGATGGCTTTCAGTCTTTTAGGGCTAGTTTGGTCGGTTGTCTTGACAACATGCGTGGAAAATATTGGTGCCTGGATTGGGCCCGAGAAACTCAAAAATTTTGCCTGGCCGGACGCATAGGAGAAGAGTGTTTGGTTTAGGGCATGGCCTGGCATGATGTAAGTTGTCGTTGTTTTGTTCTCATTCACCTTGAATTCTGTGTCCTCATTATTAGTAGACGTGATTATTGCTAGGCCGAGTCATCCAGAATTGGTCACCTAGACCAGGCCAACCTCGCAGCCTCGTCATCCAGCCAGGTTAACCACTTTGTCTCCTTCTCCAAGCCAGGCCATGCACCAATCACAAACCCAGGCAGCTCCCAGGCCCTTCCCTGTGCTCCTTGGTAAACATGTGCGAAGCATGCCACATAAGCGAAAAATGGCTGGCACAACAATTAAGAAGGAAAGAGAGAACTTTAgtgaccccaggaagaaccaatgccaagcacgtgaacctaggcaaaccacttaaatgaaaGAAGTTGACCAATACATGTAAGAGTTTAGATGCTAAATCATTAAATAAAATGATCTTAGCAGCAACaagttaagcatctatgcattgAGGAGTTGAGTTGATAAGCTCTTTAATGCACATAGCACCTCATCTACATCTACGCACCTTGCATTGAAAGAATCCTCAGGGAGGCTGGCCCCCAGGCCAGGCATCACGGGAGGTCCTGTTTGGCACCCTCAGCGCCGTGTAGGCTACTTGACGCTTGAAGGCGAGCCGTAGTGGGCCAGCCCAGCATCACTCCGTCCAGCCAGAAAAAAAATCGGGACAAAATTTTCTTCGGGTACTCGGATTCGAACTGACATGCTATCGTCAACCTACCTAGCACCGTACCACTGCACCACGATGACTTAGCTATGTGATATCCGAAAACGGCTAATTGACCCTTGTATTAGTTTTATTATAAATTATCTGTAAAAAAGAAAAAGTAGTTCTGGAAAACAATTCAGAAATTTTTAAAAGTTCATCTattgttaaaaaatgttcacaaaaatcgaaaaaagttcatcaattttgaaaaaagttcacgaatatgGGAAAAGTTCACcagaattttttcaaaaaaatcacggatttgaaaaaagttcactcagttttgaaaaaaagttcaccagattttgaaaaaaagttcacggatATAAAAATAGTTCAcctgattttgaaaaaaagttgatggagttgaaaaagttcatcaattttcataaaaaaagtttataaaatttatttattttcatatATTCGAAAAGGTTCACcggattttgaaaaaaaagttcatcgacgctgaaaaaaagttcacaaatttgtaaaagagttaatcgattttgaaaaaaagttcatgtatttgaaaaatagttcatcgatttttaTTAAAATAGCGAAATAGACAAAGTTTGTGCACTTATATCAAAAGAGTAAGAAAATAGgaatgaaaaagaaaaaccaaacaaaacaGTTCGAAAACACAGTAAATAATTAAAGAAATGAAGGTATCGGGCCACATCCAAAGAATGTGGCTCGGTGGTTACTGCTGCTTTGTCAGTACAAGTAAGTTGCTGGTTCGTATCCCAGTCAGCGCTTAAAGTTTTTTGCGATTTAATAGAACAGAGAAGAAAAATTTGATGGGCCAGCCCAGTCGCGGGAGGGGTTGTGCTCTGCAGGCGCCCGCTAGCAAATTGGCCTATAACGGGCGCCTGCATCGCCGCCAAATAGGAGAGACCAACTAGTTAACGAGCACTCTtttgggagcctcgcaacgatcagcgccacttggcgcgctctcagccagtCGCCAGGTGTCGCGCTCCggacgctccctccggattttattttttttttatttttccgcacgcgttttcggctttttaaatgttttttgatttttttcgatgttttggttttcccccgtcttccttagcttttcgataaattttttttttttttgcacgaAAAGAACgcgtttttttctttcgcgaaagtcacggccgtgcctttcggaaacgaaaaaaaatgtgttttctgtttttctttctttcgcgagagtcacggccgtgcctctccgaaagggaaaaacaaaacgcgtttctattttttttctttcgcgagagtcacggttttgctgccgcgagaggcacggttgtgctttcgtgagagtcacggccgtgcctttcggaaacgaaaaaaaacgcattttctatttttttttttcttccacgagagtcacggttttgcttccacgagaggcatggttgtgattttcggaaagggaaaaaaaccgtgctcccggttcggtattttcgcccggtttttttcgtcctgtttttcttgtgaaaagaaaagtttgtcaaaacctatcaacatgagatctagttttgaagatctcgacgcgaggaatccaatggtgaaaatggttcaagatttggacgcacggtttaaaagataaaacgttttaaataaacggatctacgaaaaaagggaaaactcccaggttgcgacaagtggcgcgctgcatgtgcgtcttaattagtgatttcgcaaaTAGGAAATGCCAGGCATCACGTGTCATGGAAGCAAACCAAACTGACTCTTGGGCTGTTTTTGGGCTTATGGGCTGTTCAAAAGTTAAAAAGTTCAGAAAAACAATTCCTCCTCGCCCAGGCGCTCGAGCACGGCGCCGCCAGCCAGGCACGTCACGGGCCTAGCATGTGTGCTCCCGTGCTCTGGCCAGCGAGATTCGGCCCCGTGCCCTGCGGTGTACTAGAATAACAAGATGCTgttccaaaaaaaaaagaataacAAGATGCGGACCACTCAAAAAAAAAACGAATAACAAGATGCGGAAAGGAAAAATCAGCGTACAAGACTCAGACTTTCAGAGAACTACCAGGCGGTTTGTGTGTGTGCCAGGCAGCGCCTCCGCTGCGCACCCTCGGCACACTGACGGCCATGCGGCGCTCACGCCCGCGTCCTCCCGGTAGCCCACGCGCCCAGCGCCGCAGCATCCAGCCGCTTCTCGCACGACTTCCTCCTCGCCGCGCTGCGTGACCTCCCGATGGCGCGCAGGCTGTTCGATGGAATGCCTCGCAGGGACACCGTCTCCTACAGTTCGATCATCTCTGGCTAGGCTGGAAGTGGACGCACTGATGAGGCCCTCCGTCTGTGCAGAGGATAAAGGAGCTAGGCGCCAGGCCTGGCGGCTTCCGATTCTCCATTGTTTCATCGGGCGTCTGCTCTGCTCCCCATGGGATGGAAGGTTCATGCAGGCTGCAGCTGCTGTACGTCACGGCTCTGCCCAACAGAACACTGTAATTGGAACACACTTGTGGATATGTATCGACATGCTGGCTTCTTGAAATACGCGGTGCACGACTTTTGAGGTATGATTGAGCAGGACCTCGTTTGAGTGAATTCTGTCATGTCAGTGTACAAAGATAATAGCCAGAGCAATGCAGTGTTTGAGTGTTTCCGGTTGATTAGAAGCCATGGGTTTTTGGTCGACAAATGCAGTGTGCCAACTCAACGGTGCTTACCATGTGCACAGATGTCAAGGATTTGGCTAAGGGTTACCAGCtctttttttttgaaccgggcattaTTAATTTCCATTACTTTTATAATGGAAATAACATCAGTTCAACATGACCACCCAGGAAACCTAGAAAGGGGAAGCGGGTTCAACGCATCATTGGAAAACCCACGGTGAGCACCCGTCATCGAGCAGCTCACCATGGGGCGAAAACCCAATGACACCTAAGCAGCTACGAACacctaaatagttcatccattACAAGCCTGTTCAGATAGGCCACACACCAAAAGCTCACACAGGAGCCTGAACCTCACAGACGACCAAACTAGTTTTATCGAACAGAAACTTTGTGCGTTATGAAAGGGGCACATGATCCAAAAGAGCGCGGGGGAGGGAAGAAGTTCTGCATCCCGCCATGAGCCACCTGCTCGCTTCTCCTTCTTCACCCGCTCCGCGTCGCATCTCTCGGTGCTGCACAGATTCTCATCATGTTCGAGGCGTTGATCCTCAGCATCTTAGACCCACGCTCCATCGCCTCCCGATCTTCACCCAACAGCAACCCTGCCCAATAAGATATATAACCACAAGCAGAATATACCACATCAAAAGGAGACTTCAACTCTTTGAGTTCAAAAATTATTTTATTGCGACAGTTCCACATCGCCCAGCATAACGCAGCCAGTCCAAAGGTATAAAACCTCTCCCCATCAGGAAGATAACAGTGACACCAAGCAAAATATTGCCACAAATTGTTAGGGCATCTATCCATACCCAAAACGCACCCCACTGTTCTCCACATAACTCTAGCAACCGGGCAGGTAAAGAAAAGGTGATGAGAGGTTTCTCTGCCATTACAGAAAGCACACACCGGCCTTCCCCGTCTACACATGACATCCCTGGTCAGGACAGAGTCCTGAAATAGTTGCCACAGGAATATCTGGATTTTAAGGGGAATTTTTGCTCTCCATATCCATTTGAAATTGCATCCAGCTAGGGGCCTCTCCAAGTAATCGTAAACAGATTTAGTAGTGAATTTTCTCTTCTTCCCCAGGGACCAAACGACCTGATCAGGGTCGTTAGTAAGGGGCCAAGCCCTCACCCTAGCTTGCACCCCCCTCCATTGGTCAAGAAGAGGAGGGTTGAGTCTTCTCCTAAAGAAGTTCACATCCACATTCTCCCTGAACTTAGCCACAGTTATCTCTTGATTATTGCACACACTGAATAACACAGGGAACTGGACATACAATGGTTGCTCCTCGCCACAAGGATCCATCCACATTCTGGCAAGATTGCCAGAGTTCAAAATTACTTTTCTGCCAATCATATAATACTCCTTGACCTTCATGATAGCTTTCCAGATAGGGGAATCCCCAAATATGGTTTTAATGGACGCCACCGTATCCTTTTTGAAGTACTTTGCCCTGATCACCTCTCGCCAAAGCCCTTGCTGGGTCTCTAGCTTCCACCACCATTTGGTGAGTAGGCTAATGTTCTGTTTATGTAAATCTTTCACCCCCAGGCCCCCTTTCTATTTCGATCGACAAATTCTACACCATTTAACCAGGTGGCAGCGCTTACGCCCCTCATGTTCTTTCCAGAAAAACCCTTGCGATGTTTATCCAGCTTACCAATCACTCCCTTAGGTAGCAGGAACATGGACATGTAAAAATACACAATGCTAGTTAAGGAAGAGTTAAGAAGAATGAGACGCCCCCCGAGGAGGCTGCATTGCCAATCCACGATTCGCAACATTTGAGAAATCTTTCGTCCACAAAATCCCAGTCTAGGATGCGGAGGTTCGAGAAACTGACCGGCACCCCAAGGTATTTCATTGGGAAGTGGCCGATACTACAATTAAACAAGTCTGCATAGAAGGAAATAATATCATCATCTCCCCCAACACAGAGGATCTCACTTCTCATAAAATTGATCTTCAGCCCTGACATAAGCTCAAACATGTAAAGCAACAGTTTCAGGTTGACAGCAGCCTCGTTGTTATGCTCAAAATAGATCAccgtatcatcagcgtactgcaagATTGCTACTCCTCCTTCAATCAGATCCGACACAAGGCCAGTTATCATTTTTTCTTTTTGTGCGTTGGTAACCATCTTCGAGAGGGTTTCCATAGCAAGGTTAAACAGGAAGGGGGAGTAGGGTCGCCTTGCCGAACCCCTTTGTGGCTCTGAAAGTAAGGCCCTGTCTCATTATTAATTTTAATGCTCAAGGTGCCATTATGAAGGATCTTTTCTACCCAGCCGCACCATGTCGGCCCAAAACCCCGTTTTCGATGAAATTCAAGGAGGAAATCCCAATTTATCTTATCATAAgctttttcaaaatccaacttAAGTACAATCCCCACCTTCTTTTTATGATGGGTATGGTGCAACACCTCATGGAGAGTAAGGATCCCATCCATAATGTTTCTATGCTTTATGAAAGCAT
Protein-coding regions in this window:
- the LOC123170424 gene encoding serine/threonine-protein kinase RIPK, coding for MPRASKKKQRSAWGSLLGSCLGGGGGKTGKQVRPGPGPRKRESSAAAVGGGVGQRLSFTDVMSMSAASEQELSVSLVGSNLHVFTVAELKAATQGFLDDNFLGEGGFGPVYKGAVDDKVKPGLKAQPIAVKLWDPQGAQGHKEWLSEVIFLGQLRHTNLVKLIGYCCEDENRLLVYEYMAKGSLENHLFKKFPPVLSWSTRLNIAVGAAKGLAFLHDAEKPVIYRDFKASNILLDPDYKAKLSDFGLAKDGPEGDETHVSTRVMGTHGYAAPEYILTGHLTAKSDVYSFGVVLLEILTGRRAVDKTRPSREHHLVQHMRSWLKDPEKLGKIMDPALEGKYATMAAHKAALVAYQCLSGSPKSRPDMSKVVENLELLLNLVDDVPGKPVMHVASQDDTRKEKTTRRNGERESNNGGHRNKARPPKKTVRGRGNQSEELWEWNTPGEGKI